A stretch of the Anaeromyxobacter sp. genome encodes the following:
- a CDS encoding PAS domain-containing protein: protein MARRGRGRDWHPEWWIPALYAAVSGGYIYGSDALVAAMAGSIEQQRLLSVYKGLGFVAVTAALLYAGLRLTRRRDLAGARHLRESEALLHAITDAIPDPVFLKGRDGRWLFANPATLQVMGKAPGQVLGRTDLEIYGDQAVAATLMETDQRIMASGVAEVLEERILGPQGYRTFLSSKAPYRDAEGRVAGLIGNARDITDRKRAEQDLLAAEERVQQAQKLESVGRLAGGVAHDFNNLLTVILGASSVLQEDLEAGRPASLEDVSQIAAAGGRARELTGQLLAFARRQVTAPVPLDLNEVVRSSERLLRRVLGEDVALSVDLEPRPWTVVCDPGQLEQVILNLVVNARDAMPRGGRLALRTRNHVVDEAEAARDVKARAGEWVRLTVEDSGTGLSPEALAHLFEPFFTTKPKGSGTGLGLATVYGIVTQAGGFVWARSRPGQGASFEVNLPRRLAAAVTPRPVVPERVAGGTETVLAVEDDPLVREITARALRSGGYRVLVAAGGVEALEVAARHQGPLQLLVTDVVMPGMDGLALADELRRRRQGLRVLFVSGYSQDVISHHGVLDPGVELLAKPFTSGALLARVRAVLDASG from the coding sequence ATGGCTCGACGTGGCCGCGGGCGCGACTGGCACCCGGAGTGGTGGATCCCGGCGCTCTATGCGGCCGTCTCCGGGGGCTACATCTACGGGTCCGATGCGCTGGTGGCGGCCATGGCCGGCTCCATCGAGCAGCAGCGTCTCCTCTCGGTCTACAAGGGGCTCGGCTTCGTGGCCGTCACCGCCGCGCTGCTCTACGCCGGGCTGCGCCTGACCCGGCGCCGCGACCTGGCCGGCGCCCGCCACCTGCGCGAGAGCGAGGCGCTGCTGCACGCCATCACCGACGCCATCCCCGACCCGGTGTTCCTGAAGGGTCGCGACGGCCGGTGGCTCTTCGCCAACCCGGCCACGCTGCAGGTCATGGGCAAGGCGCCGGGCCAGGTGCTCGGCAGGACCGACCTCGAGATCTACGGCGACCAGGCGGTCGCCGCGACCCTGATGGAGACCGACCAGCGGATCATGGCGTCCGGCGTGGCGGAGGTGCTGGAGGAGCGCATCCTCGGGCCCCAGGGCTACCGGACCTTCCTCTCCTCCAAGGCGCCCTACCGCGACGCCGAGGGCCGGGTGGCGGGGCTCATCGGCAACGCCCGCGACATCACCGACCGCAAGCGCGCCGAGCAGGACCTGCTGGCCGCCGAGGAGCGCGTCCAGCAGGCCCAGAAGCTGGAGAGCGTGGGCCGGCTGGCGGGCGGGGTGGCGCACGACTTCAACAACCTGCTCACGGTGATCCTGGGCGCCAGCAGCGTGCTGCAGGAGGATCTGGAGGCGGGCCGGCCCGCCTCGCTGGAGGACGTGTCGCAGATCGCCGCCGCCGGCGGCCGGGCCCGCGAGCTGACCGGCCAGCTGCTGGCCTTCGCCCGCCGGCAGGTGACGGCGCCGGTGCCGCTCGACCTCAACGAGGTGGTGCGTTCCAGCGAGCGGCTGCTGCGCCGGGTGCTGGGCGAGGACGTGGCGCTCTCGGTCGACCTGGAGCCCCGGCCCTGGACGGTGGTCTGCGACCCCGGACAGCTGGAGCAGGTCATCCTCAACCTGGTGGTCAACGCCCGCGACGCCATGCCCCGCGGCGGCCGGCTGGCCCTGCGCACCCGCAACCACGTGGTGGACGAGGCCGAGGCCGCCCGCGACGTGAAGGCCCGGGCCGGCGAGTGGGTCCGCCTCACGGTGGAGGACTCCGGCACCGGCCTCTCGCCGGAGGCGCTGGCCCACCTCTTCGAGCCCTTCTTCACCACCAAGCCGAAGGGGAGCGGCACCGGGCTCGGGCTGGCCACGGTGTACGGCATCGTCACCCAGGCCGGCGGCTTCGTGTGGGCCCGGAGCAGGCCGGGCCAGGGCGCCAGCTTCGAGGTCAACCTGCCCCGCCGGCTGGCGGCGGCCGTGACGCCGCGGCCGGTGGTCCCGGAGCGGGTGGCCGGGGGGACCGAGACGGTGCTGGCGGTCGAGGACGACCCGCTGGTGCGGGAGATCACGGCGCGGGCGCTGCGGAGCGGCGGCTACCGGGTGCTGGTGGCGGCCGGCGGGGTCGAGGCGCTGGAGGTGGCGGCGCGGCACCAGGGGCCGCTGCAGCTGCTGGTCACCGACGTGGTGATGCCCGGCATGGACGGGCTGGCGCTGGCCGACGAGCTGCGGCGCCGGCGCCAGGGGCTGCGGGTCCTCTTCGTCTCCGGCTACTCCCAGGACGTCATCAGCCACCACGGGGTGCTCGATCCCGGGGTGGAGCTGCTGGCCAAGCCCTTCACCTCCGGCGCCCTGCTGGCGCGGGTGCGCGCGGTGCTCGACGCCTCCGGGTGA
- a CDS encoding response regulator: protein MRRRATSLAVALLLGSPAATAAAPLVLDERPGRELGAHLDYLVEEGTPLDGPAALAAARAGRYRPVGAPARGLGVGARVVWLHARLQGGPPGSWQVTWDQPLVDRLDAWVVGGGAPVHLRGGLTVPPAERTIRHAGPYHQLPLALPAGAEAELLLRVESSRPVVVEAHLWSASGLEVHALGLGLLAGLETGALLLVVILSLVMGLVRRDRWSARLAAVLAAYLAYELAITGLGARWLWPGSPRWAVAAPPFFAAATALLTAAYARAYSDAQVHHPRLDRAARLVTWTGVGCAAAALLLPPAGLGRLALYCGVAPAVAAFGVMVALGVADHRRGAATARWFLASCLVVAAFGLVRIASITGLLPGGFASLSGLGPALLTASLLLFVGVIVRVEAERREATAGLSRAVLDQTASLRQTVARLQLEVTERERAEQQLREADERFRMAFETSPDAINLNRLSDGVYLAINPGFTRMTGWTEADVLGRSSLELQIWADPADRGRLVEGLRAHGVVQNLEAAFRFKDGRVLQGLMSARVLQLGGVPAILSITRDITEMRRAELERDALAEQLRQAQKMEAIGRLAGGVAHDFNNLLTAITANASLRLLDLPVEEACRPYFEEIQDAAARATGLTRQLLAFSRRQVIAPRSLDLARHVTGLASMLRRVLGEDVAVSFAPGGDAPPVLADPGQVEQVVLNLAVNARDAVRPGGRIVISTAPVEVVEAGADRRPGRYGAIVVQDDGAGIEADVLPHIFEPFFTTKGGKGTGLGLSTVYGIASQHGGFVEVDSAAGRGTRVRVCFPASDAPPLDEPGAAAAEPLPGGHETVLLVEDEQAVRAVTRALLLRLGYQVLSAGDGAQALALAARQTGPLDLLLTDVVMPGLNGRQLAERLWAARPGLPVVYMSGYSQDVVDQAGVLEEGLILVQKPFQPARLAAALRQALATGVAAADSRSR, encoded by the coding sequence ATGCGACGCCGTGCCACCTCCCTCGCCGTCGCGCTCCTGCTCGGCTCACCCGCCGCGACCGCGGCGGCCCCGCTGGTCCTCGACGAGCGACCGGGTCGGGAGCTCGGCGCGCACCTCGACTACCTGGTCGAGGAGGGCACCCCGCTCGACGGGCCGGCGGCGCTGGCGGCCGCCCGCGCCGGCCGCTACCGGCCGGTGGGCGCGCCGGCGCGCGGGCTCGGCGTGGGCGCCCGCGTGGTGTGGCTCCACGCCAGGCTGCAGGGGGGCCCGCCGGGCTCCTGGCAGGTCACCTGGGACCAGCCGCTGGTGGATCGGCTCGACGCCTGGGTGGTGGGTGGTGGTGCGCCCGTCCACCTCCGGGGCGGCCTGACGGTGCCGCCGGCCGAGCGCACCATCCGCCACGCCGGGCCCTACCACCAGCTCCCGCTGGCCCTGCCGGCGGGCGCGGAGGCGGAGCTGTTGCTGCGGGTGGAGTCGAGCAGGCCCGTCGTGGTGGAGGCGCACCTCTGGAGCGCCTCGGGGCTGGAGGTGCACGCCCTGGGGCTGGGGCTCCTGGCCGGCCTGGAGACGGGCGCGCTCCTGCTGGTCGTCATCCTCAGCCTGGTCATGGGGCTGGTGCGCCGCGACCGCTGGAGCGCTCGCCTGGCGGCGGTGCTGGCCGCCTACCTGGCCTACGAGCTGGCCATCACCGGCCTGGGGGCCCGCTGGCTCTGGCCGGGCTCGCCCCGGTGGGCGGTGGCCGCGCCCCCGTTCTTCGCGGCGGCGACCGCGCTGCTGACCGCCGCCTACGCGCGGGCCTACTCGGACGCCCAGGTGCACCACCCGCGCCTCGACCGGGCGGCCCGCCTCGTGACCTGGACCGGCGTGGGCTGCGCCGCGGCAGCCCTGCTGCTGCCCCCCGCCGGCCTCGGGCGCCTGGCGCTCTACTGCGGCGTGGCGCCGGCGGTGGCGGCCTTCGGCGTGATGGTGGCGCTGGGCGTGGCCGACCACCGGCGCGGCGCCGCCACCGCCCGCTGGTTCCTGGCGTCCTGCCTGGTGGTGGCGGCCTTCGGCCTGGTGCGCATCGCCTCCATCACCGGCCTCCTCCCGGGGGGGTTCGCCTCGCTCAGCGGCCTCGGCCCGGCGCTGCTCACGGCCAGCCTGCTGCTCTTCGTGGGCGTCATCGTGCGCGTCGAGGCGGAGCGGCGGGAGGCCACCGCCGGCCTGTCGCGGGCGGTGCTGGACCAGACCGCCAGCCTGCGCCAGACGGTGGCCCGGCTGCAGCTGGAGGTGACGGAGCGGGAGCGGGCCGAGCAGCAGCTGCGCGAGGCCGACGAGCGCTTCCGCATGGCCTTCGAGACCAGCCCGGACGCCATCAACCTGAACCGGCTCTCGGACGGGGTCTACCTGGCCATCAACCCCGGCTTCACGCGCATGACCGGCTGGACCGAGGCCGACGTCCTCGGCCGCTCATCGCTGGAGCTGCAGATCTGGGCCGACCCGGCCGACCGGGGCAGGCTGGTGGAGGGGCTCAGGGCCCACGGGGTGGTGCAGAACCTGGAGGCGGCCTTCCGCTTCAAGGACGGCCGGGTGCTCCAGGGGCTCATGTCCGCCCGGGTGCTGCAGCTCGGCGGCGTGCCCGCCATCCTCTCCATCACCCGCGACATCACCGAGATGCGGCGCGCCGAGCTGGAGCGCGACGCGCTGGCCGAGCAGCTGCGCCAGGCCCAGAAGATGGAGGCCATCGGGCGGCTGGCCGGCGGGGTGGCCCACGACTTCAACAACCTGCTCACCGCCATCACCGCCAACGCCTCGCTCCGGCTGCTGGACCTGCCGGTGGAGGAGGCCTGCCGGCCCTACTTCGAGGAGATCCAGGACGCCGCCGCGCGCGCCACCGGGCTGACCCGCCAGCTGCTGGCCTTCAGCCGCCGCCAGGTCATCGCGCCCAGGTCGCTCGACCTGGCGCGCCACGTCACCGGGCTGGCCAGCATGCTGCGGCGGGTGCTGGGCGAGGACGTGGCGGTGAGCTTCGCGCCGGGCGGCGACGCGCCGCCGGTGCTGGCCGACCCCGGCCAGGTGGAGCAGGTGGTGCTCAACCTGGCGGTCAACGCCCGCGACGCTGTCCGCCCCGGCGGCCGCATCGTCATCTCCACCGCGCCGGTGGAGGTGGTCGAGGCCGGCGCGGACCGGCGACCCGGGCGCTACGGCGCCATCGTGGTCCAGGACGACGGGGCTGGCATCGAGGCGGACGTCCTGCCCCACATCTTCGAGCCGTTCTTCACCACCAAGGGGGGCAAGGGCACCGGCCTGGGGCTCTCCACGGTCTACGGCATCGCCAGCCAGCACGGCGGCTTCGTGGAGGTGGACTCGGCGGCGGGCCGCGGCACCCGCGTCCGCGTCTGCTTCCCGGCGTCGGACGCCCCGCCGCTGGACGAGCCTGGGGCCGCCGCGGCCGAGCCGCTGCCCGGCGGCCACGAGACGGTGCTGCTGGTGGAGGACGAGCAGGCGGTGCGCGCCGTGACCCGCGCCCTCCTGCTCCGGCTCGGCTACCAGGTGCTGTCGGCCGGCGACGGCGCCCAGGCGCTGGCGCTGGCGGCGCGCCAGACCGGCCCGCTCGACCTGCTCCTCACCGACGTGGTCATGCCCGGCCTCAACGGCCGCCAGCTGGCCGAGCGCCTCTGGGCGGCGCGCCCCGGCCTGCCGGTGGTCTACATGTCGGGCTACTCGCAGGACGTGGTGGACCAGGCCGGCGTGCTGGAGGAGGGGCTCATCCTGGTGCAGAAGCCCTTCCAGCCGGCGCGCCTGGCGGCGGCGCTGCGGCAGGCCCTGGCGACGGGCGTCGCAGCGGCGGACTCCCGGTCGCGGTGA
- a CDS encoding winged helix-turn-helix transcriptional regulator gives MDPVSCLCTNARRAALVLTARYDAALAPHGLKVTQFSLLHAVKRHGAPNLTRLAEATGLDRSTLGRNLRGLEGLGLVALSPGDDLRDRVVALTEAGRERLRQAGEAWRALQGSLGAALGEDAGRFTEVARRVVALARPGPAQVEAP, from the coding sequence ATGGATCCGGTCTCCTGCCTCTGCACCAACGCCCGCCGCGCCGCCCTGGTGCTGACGGCGCGCTACGACGCGGCGCTGGCCCCGCACGGCCTCAAGGTCACCCAGTTCTCGCTGCTGCACGCGGTCAAGCGGCACGGGGCGCCCAACCTGACGCGGCTGGCCGAGGCCACCGGGCTCGATCGCAGCACGCTCGGCCGCAACCTGCGCGGGCTGGAGGGGCTGGGGCTGGTGGCGCTCTCGCCCGGCGACGACCTGCGCGACCGGGTGGTGGCGCTCACCGAGGCAGGACGCGAGCGGCTCCGGCAGGCCGGTGAGGCCTGGCGGGCGCTGCAGGGCTCCCTGGGGGCCGCGCTCGGCGAGGACGCCGGGCGGTTCACCGAGGTGGCCAGGCGGGTGGTGGCGCTGGCGCGGCCCGGCCCGGCGCAGGTGGAGGCGCCGTGA
- a CDS encoding MFS transporter, translated as MTGPASRGWRSPAVILGAGALLLAISLGIRHAFGLFLAPMSRDHGWTREVFAFAIALQNLVWGLAQPFAGRLADRLGAARVILVGSALYVAGLVLMAGAHSGAMLAASAGLVIGLGLSGTTMPVVFGAIVRSTPPERRSLAMGVAMAVGSLGQFAMLPGALSAIEAFGWGATLLGLAALGVLMAPLAAALTERPAAGAARRAVRPLRAVLAEALAHRGFWLLSVGFFVCGFHVVFIATHLPAFLTDRGLPPRTGAVVLALVGLFNIAGSYLAGLLGGRRSKPGLLVGLYAARAVVLAAFILLPVTEVTAWAFGAAMGLLWLSTVPLTNGTVATVFGPDDFALLGGIVFLFHQVGAFLGGWLGGRLYVLTGSYDVVWWLSVGLALVAALLNVPVREVPVARLGAAPARAT; from the coding sequence GTGACCGGCCCCGCCTCCCGCGGCTGGCGGAGCCCGGCGGTGATCCTGGGCGCGGGCGCGCTGCTGCTGGCCATCTCGCTCGGCATCCGGCACGCCTTCGGCCTCTTCCTGGCGCCCATGTCGCGCGACCACGGCTGGACCCGCGAGGTCTTCGCCTTCGCCATCGCCCTGCAGAACCTGGTGTGGGGGCTGGCCCAGCCCTTCGCCGGGCGGCTGGCCGATCGCCTCGGCGCCGCCCGGGTGATCCTGGTGGGCAGCGCCCTCTACGTGGCCGGCCTGGTGCTGATGGCCGGGGCGCACAGCGGGGCCATGCTGGCCGCCTCGGCCGGCCTGGTCATCGGGCTCGGGCTCTCCGGCACCACCATGCCGGTGGTCTTCGGGGCCATCGTCCGCTCCACGCCGCCCGAGCGGCGCAGCCTGGCCATGGGGGTGGCCATGGCGGTGGGCTCGCTCGGCCAGTTCGCCATGCTGCCGGGCGCCCTCTCGGCCATCGAGGCCTTCGGCTGGGGCGCCACGCTCCTCGGGCTGGCGGCGCTCGGCGTGCTCATGGCGCCGCTGGCGGCCGCGCTCACCGAGCGCCCCGCCGCCGGGGCGGCGCGCCGGGCCGTCCGGCCGCTGCGCGCCGTGCTGGCCGAGGCGCTGGCCCACCGCGGCTTCTGGCTGCTCTCGGTCGGCTTCTTCGTGTGCGGCTTCCACGTGGTCTTCATCGCCACGCACCTGCCGGCCTTCCTCACCGACCGCGGCCTGCCGCCCCGGACCGGCGCGGTGGTGCTGGCGCTGGTGGGGCTCTTCAACATCGCCGGCTCCTACCTGGCCGGGCTGCTGGGCGGCCGCCGGAGCAAGCCTGGCCTGCTGGTGGGGCTCTACGCGGCGCGGGCCGTGGTGCTGGCGGCCTTCATCCTGCTGCCGGTCACCGAGGTGACGGCCTGGGCCTTCGGCGCCGCCATGGGGCTGCTCTGGCTCTCCACCGTGCCGCTCACCAACGGCACGGTGGCCACCGTCTTCGGCCCGGACGACTTCGCCCTGCTGGGCGGCATCGTCTTCCTGTTCCACCAGGTGGGCGCCTTCCTGGGCGGCTGGCTGGGCGGGCGGCTCTACGTGCTGACCGGCAGCTACGACGTGGTCTGGTGGCTCTCGGTGGGGCTGGCGCTGGTGGCCGCGCTCCTCAACGTGCCCGTCCGCGAGGTCCCGGTGGCGCGCCTCGGCGCCGCCCCGGCGCGCGCCACGTGA
- a CDS encoding response regulator has product MTGPGEARRPPPRLLVVDDDEVLLRAFERTFRRVYDIRVASSGQAALLVLAEREVDVLLTDFSMPVMNGIDLLQQVVTRHPGVARLMLTAYADIPEVVALKQQGLVSAVLMKPWSREEVEAAVAQALRLAAMRRAVASLQVRVGPPRP; this is encoded by the coding sequence ATGACCGGGCCAGGAGAGGCACGCCGGCCGCCGCCGCGCCTGCTCGTCGTGGACGACGACGAGGTGCTCCTGCGCGCCTTCGAGCGGACCTTCCGGCGGGTCTACGACATCCGCGTCGCCTCCTCGGGCCAGGCCGCGCTCCTGGTGCTGGCGGAGCGTGAGGTGGACGTGCTCCTCACCGACTTCTCCATGCCGGTGATGAACGGCATCGACCTGCTGCAGCAGGTGGTGACCCGCCACCCGGGCGTGGCCCGCCTCATGTTGACCGCCTACGCCGACATCCCGGAGGTGGTGGCCTTGAAGCAGCAGGGGCTGGTCAGCGCGGTGCTGATGAAGCCCTGGAGCCGCGAGGAGGTCGAGGCGGCGGTGGCGCAGGCCCTCCGCCTGGCGGCCATGCGCCGCGCCGTGGCCAGCCTGCAGGTGCGGGTCGGGCCGCCGCGACCGTGA